The genomic DNA TATTATTTGACAATTAAACGAGAAAATAAAAACAGCCAACAATTGTCAGCTGATTAACGTTAACCTCTTAGCCATAAAGCATTAAGCTTCAGTCACCACTGTACGATAACCACCTTGGTGTTTATCGACGATAAACTCAATAAAGTGCTTAATACTATCGAGGCTATCCTCTTGATAATGTGACACATACAACAATTGACTTAAATGCCCTTTCGCAATGAGTTCAAGGGCGTTTTTAATCAATCTACGCCCCAGATAATCTAAGCCTTGATAAGGCTCGTCGAGGATCAATAAGGTGGGTTGTTTCACAATGGCGCGGGCAATGAGTAATAACCGTTGCTGGCCATACTCTAATTGTCGAAAAGCGGATTTACTCAAATGGCTCATGTGTAAAATCGCCAACCATTCTGTTGCGATGGCCACTTGTTGTTTCGACGGTTGTTGATACAAACCAATGGAGTCATAAAAGCCCGATACAATCACATCAAGTGCACTGCAATTAACCCGATACTGTAAATGTAAGGCAGATGACACCATACCGATGTGTTTTTTTATCTCCCAGATGCTCTCGCCGGAACCTCTTTTTTTACCAAAAATATCAATGTCGTTGCTGTAGCATTGAGGATGGTCGCCGAAAATAAGCCCCAGCAGAGTACTTTTACCGCAGCCATTAGGGCCTTTTACTTGCCAATGCACGCCATTATCGATACGCCAGTTAACACCCGAAAAAATCACTTTGTCGCTGTAAGCAACTCGTCCATTGTTTAACTGAAAAACCGGGTTCGCAAATAATGGCTTATGTCTGTGGCGACGAATAAGCGCCAACATATCATCGCTTTGTTGGCCCGCTTGCGCGGTTAATTGGGCGATAACAGGATGATTATCCCACTCTGACTGAGTCATTACGCTGTCTAATGTGCCATGACTAAACAGGGCAACATGCTCAATCCATTTAGGCATATCTTCTTCACGCGACACAATCACCAGCATTTGTATCGTTTGTGATAATTGCTGTAAATATTCAGTAAGAGTCTGTCTGTGCGCAACATCAAGCCCTGCATAAGGTTCGTCGAGCACTAAAAATGGCACTTGGGTTGCGACAGCACGGGCAAGCATAACTCTACGACCTTCACCCGTAGACAATTGAGTAAAAGGACTTAAGCTTAAATGAGTCAAATCTAATTGCTGCAGCAATTGATGGGTTAAACCATTGTCATGGCATTGACTAAAAATAACCCCAAATACGGTCGTTTTAGGATCGGTGTATCCCAGTGACTCACTGTCATCTTGCTCTAAAATATCTTCAAGCAATGATTGCTGTTCAAGCAATGACACTAATGCCACACAAGATGGCGCGACACCGGTAATATCGCCACTATATGTTAAGATCGGCGCATCAATTTGCCGAGTTAATAACTGGCCAAGCAACGCGCCGACATCACCTTCGGTGCTAAATACACCCCAAGATTGTTGTGGTTCAATCACCCATTGATCAATGTCGACAGTGACACTCGATGAACGGCACTGCAACTGCGT from Shewanella psychromarinicola includes the following:
- a CDS encoding ATP-binding cassette domain-containing protein, whose translation is MEIRFTQLQCRSSSVTVDIDQWVIEPQQSWGVFSTEGDVGALLGQLLTRQIDAPILTYSGDITGVAPSCVALVSLLEQQSLLEDILEQDDSESLGYTDPKTTVFGVIFSQCHDNGLTHQLLQQLDLTHLSLSPFTQLSTGEGRRVMLARAVATQVPFLVLDEPYAGLDVAHRQTLTEYLQQLSQTIQMLVIVSREEDMPKWIEHVALFSHGTLDSVMTQSEWDNHPVIAQLTAQAGQQSDDMLALIRRHRHKPLFANPVFQLNNGRVAYSDKVIFSGVNWRIDNGVHWQVKGPNGCGKSTLLGLIFGDHPQCYSNDIDIFGKKRGSGESIWEIKKHIGMVSSALHLQYRVNCSALDVIVSGFYDSIGLYQQPSKQQVAIATEWLAILHMSHLSKSAFRQLEYGQQRLLLIARAIVKQPTLLILDEPYQGLDYLGRRLIKNALELIAKGHLSQLLYVSHYQEDSLDSIKHFIEFIVDKHQGGYRTVVTEA